TCGGTCAGGGTGCCGGTTTTATCGAAGGCGATGGTTTGGATCTGGCCCAGTTGCTCCAGCGCCGCGCCGCCTTTAATCAGCGCGCCGCGCCGCGTGGCGGCCGCCAGTCCGGAGGTAATGGCCGCCGGGGTCGAGATCACCAGCGCGCATGGACAGCCGATTAATAGCAGCGTCAGGCCGCGATAGATCCAGGTATCCCACGGCTGCGAGAACAGCAGCGGTGGCACCAGGATCACCGCGATGGCCAGCAGCATAATGGCCGGGGTGTAATAGCGGCTGAAGCGATCGAGGAAGCGTTCGATCGGCGCGCGGCGCTCTTCGGCCTCTTCAATCAACTGCAGAATACGGTCGATAGCATTTTTGCCGGGCTCGGAGATCACCTTCATCTGCGCCGCCTGATCGACGGACAGGCTGCCGGCAGCCACTTTCTCCCCCTGTTGGCGCTCGACCGGCACCGATTCGCCGGTCAGGGCGCTTTCATCGAAGCTGGCGAACGGATTGAGCAGCTCGGCGTCGGCCGGCAGGCGCCCACCGGGCGCGATTTCAATCACGTCGCCGGGGCGCAGGCTGGCGACCGGCACGCGTTTGCGTTCCGTGCCTTGTAGCAGCAGCGCATCTTCCGGCACCAGCTCCATCAGCGCCTTCACCCCGCGCCGTGCGCGGTTGGCGGCGTAGGATTCCAGCAGTTCGCCGACCATAAACAGCAGCAGCACCATCGCCGCTTCGGCGGTGGCGCCGATGAACAGCGCGCCGATGGCCGCCACGCTCATCAGCGTTTCGATGGCAAACGGCGTGCCGGAACGAATCAAACGCAGCGCCTTGGCGGCGACCGGCGCCAACCCGACCAGCGTGGTGGCGATAAAGGCGATGCGGCCCAGCTCCGGGTTAACCCGATCCAGCACCCAACTGACGACCATCAGGGTGGTTAACAGCAGCAGCGGCGCGAATTCACCGAAGCGTGAGGTTTTGGGCGCGGCGGTTTTGGCGGTCTGAGCGCCGAGCAGGGTAAAGCCGGCCTGGGCGACCGCGTCCTGGATCCGCAGGCTGATGTCGGACTGCGCGTCGACCACCAGTTTCTCGGTGGCGAACAACACGCGCGCGCTGTCGACGCCGGGGAGTGCGGTGACGGCATTTTCGATTTTCTTGGCGCAGCTGGGGCAGTCCATGCCGGTGACTTTCCAGCTGAAACGTTGGCTGCCGGAAGGGGGAGCGGCGGCCAGCCTGTCGCTTTCCTCG
Above is a window of Serratia nematodiphila DZ0503SBS1 DNA encoding:
- a CDS encoding zinc/cadmium/mercury/lead-transporting ATPase, translating into MHNQQNHNHQEHHHAEGGCGCNHSHSKTQHGCSSEPKNAAAQAEHAHHHHDHGDSGCCTAAPDDPDEESDRLAAAPPSGSQRFSWKVTGMDCPSCAKKIENAVTALPGVDSARVLFATEKLVVDAQSDISLRIQDAVAQAGFTLLGAQTAKTAAPKTSRFGEFAPLLLLTTLMVVSWVLDRVNPELGRIAFIATTLVGLAPVAAKALRLIRSGTPFAIETLMSVAAIGALFIGATAEAAMVLLLFMVGELLESYAANRARRGVKALMELVPEDALLLQGTERKRVPVASLRPGDVIEIAPGGRLPADAELLNPFASFDESALTGESVPVERQQGEKVAAGSLSVDQAAQMKVISEPGKNAIDRILQLIEEAEERRAPIERFLDRFSRYYTPAIMLLAIAVILVPPLLFSQPWDTWIYRGLTLLLIGCPCALVISTPAAITSGLAAATRRGALIKGGAALEQLGQIQTIAFDKTGTLTEGKPTVTDVLPIGALTEQRLLQLAAAVEAGSHHPLAQAIINRAAESGAELPLAQARRALAGVGVEGIVDGKTVLISAPGKLAPGLLATQWQSQVDKLENAGKTAVVVLEDGAPIGLLALRDTLRGDAKQAIAELNALGIRGVMLTGDNPRAAAAIAGELGLDYRAGLLPEDKVSAVTELSELRPTAMIGDGINDAPAMKASNIGIAMGSGTDVALETADAALTHNRLVGVAEMIRISRATHANIRQNITIALGLKGVFLITSLLGLTGLWLAVLADSGATALVTANALRLLRKRS